A window from Populus trichocarpa isolate Nisqually-1 chromosome 3, P.trichocarpa_v4.1, whole genome shotgun sequence encodes these proteins:
- the LOC7481180 gene encoding uncharacterized protein LOC7481180 → MENSFRDRVDKIFGSLTPSSSSKPEPSSSKPQPSSSLQSGLWSLTDDAIERKEWKRDASSLSASFDRDEIPCAASFDKLKKGRKKKNFELDDDMDELDDDEDDGELNRSEDGLEDWEIRSSIGLDPTLDNEEEEDEYDKVAEGRENAGERMYMKDVTDQGSYLNYYNVISKSLHANRDSRANHLAAEIRLQEDQVEAQTLNSHNDCDKAIECQAKASNECGGGQLKSILKRKQYNSDFKSCKRVRFEPGCGTVHKEEASVEIQDISINTSSANDLVSEDRSFTVQNAPGVPDYLRNPSKYTRYSFDPSTEVDEKSNTRAYMDFSKLVKHSKSTESELEEASSDLPKSVTFIPKKKADEIKAVTSDSMVKQDKGHHNDHHAYAPNFPISIAAGESQESEAGAVAENEPERNIVDRNNSSHKPARRYRTKSSSDDFDP, encoded by the exons ATGGAGAACAGTTTCAGAGACCGAGTTGATAAAATCTTCGGCTCTCTCACGCCCTCTTCTTCGTCTAAACCAGAACCTTCTTCGTCTAAACCACAACCTTCTTCGTCTCTCCAATCAGGTTTATGGTCTCTCACCGACGATGCGATCGAGAGGAAAGAGTGGAAGAGAGACGCTTCTTCTCTCTCTGCATCCTTCGATAGAGACGAAATACCCTGCGCCGCGTCTTTTGACAAGTTAAAAAAggggaggaaaaagaagaactTTGAGCTTGATGATGACATGGATGAGCTTGATGATGACGAAGACGATGGAGAGTTGAACCGGTCGGAAGATGGTTTGGAGGATTGGGAGATTCGATCCTCGATTGGTTTGGACCCTACTCTTGATAATGAG GAGGAGGAAGATGAGTATGATAAAGTGGCTGAGGGAAGAGAAAATGCTGGAGAGCGCATGTATATGAAGGATGTTACTGATCAAGGGTCTTATTTAAACTATTACAATGTGATTTCCAAGTCATTACATGCTAATAGGGATTCACGTGCCAATCACCTGGCAGCAGAAATTAGGCTGCAAGAAGATCAAGTTGAAGCTCAAACACTAAATTCTCACAATGATTGTGATAAAGCTATAGAATGCCAGGCAAAGGCATCCAACGAATGTGGTGGTGGGCAACTGAAGTCTATATTGAAAAGGAAACAGTATAATTCAGATTTCAAGTCATGCAAACGTGTCAGGTTTGAACCTGGTTGTGGAACTGTACATAAAGAAGAAGCATCGGTAGAAATTCAAGACATTTCCATCAACACCTCTTCAGCAAATGATTTGGTTTCAGAAGATCGATCCTTCACTGTTCAGAATGCTCCTGGAGTTCCAGATTATTTAAGGAATCCTTCAAAGTATACCCGTTACAGTTTTGATCCATCCACTGAAGTTGATGAAAAATCCAATACTCGAGCTTATATGGACTTTAGTAAGCTGGTCAAACATTCTAAATCCACAGAATCAGAGCTGGAGGAAGCTTCATCTGATCTTCCAAAATCGGTGACCTTTATCCCAAAGAAAAAggcagatgaaataaaagctGTAACTAGTGACAGCATGGTTAAGCAGGATAAGGGACATCATAACGATCACCATGCGTATGCCCCAAACTTCCCTATTAGCATTGCAGCTGGGGAATCCCAAGAGTCTGAAGCTGGTGCTGTGGCGGAAAATGAACCAGAAAGAAATATCGTAGACAGAAATAATAGTTCCCATAAACCTGCTCGCAGGTATCGAACAAAGTCAAGCTCGGATGACTTTGATCCTTGA